The Rhodospirillaceae bacterium genome has a window encoding:
- a CDS encoding rhodanese-related sulfurtransferase yields MTDIVVAAFYHFTPFEDPAALRETLLVQLSAHDLKGTVLLAPEGVNGTLAGSRRAIDSALEILRGLPNSMHLEHKESHAESMPFYRLKVRLKKEIVAMKVPGVDPLANVGTYVAPEDWNNLIADPNTIVIDTRNNFEVEMGTFEGAINPGTTSFSDLPKWLEEHHAEFEHKKIAMFCTGGIRCEKATSFLKERGIEDVFHLKGGILKYLENVPEAESTWRGDCFVFDYRVSVKHDLELGEYELCHACRWPVSAAGRSSSHFVAGVSCDRCIDQRTDSQRERYATRQAQIKLAQERGEMHVGATFKAVKESTAVDG; encoded by the coding sequence ATGACAGATATCGTAGTGGCAGCATTTTATCATTTCACCCCCTTCGAAGATCCGGCAGCATTGCGTGAGACTTTGCTGGTGCAACTCTCAGCGCATGATCTGAAAGGAACGGTCTTATTGGCACCTGAGGGTGTTAATGGGACGCTTGCTGGTTCGCGAAGGGCAATAGACTCTGCGTTAGAGATTTTGCGCGGATTGCCAAATTCTATGCATCTAGAGCATAAGGAATCTCATGCTGAGAGTATGCCATTTTATCGTCTCAAGGTCCGCTTGAAGAAAGAAATCGTCGCCATGAAAGTGCCCGGTGTCGATCCGTTGGCAAACGTCGGCACTTATGTTGCGCCTGAAGATTGGAATAACCTCATTGCTGATCCGAACACCATTGTCATCGATACGCGCAACAACTTCGAAGTAGAGATGGGCACATTTGAGGGTGCGATCAATCCAGGGACGACGAGTTTCAGTGATCTTCCGAAATGGCTCGAAGAGCATCATGCTGAATTCGAGCATAAAAAGATTGCGATGTTCTGCACAGGTGGTATCCGCTGCGAGAAGGCAACGTCATTCTTGAAAGAGCGTGGCATTGAGGATGTTTTCCACCTAAAAGGGGGTATCTTAAAGTATTTAGAGAATGTTCCCGAAGCAGAAAGTACTTGGCGTGGTGACTGCTTCGTCTTTGATTATCGGGTGTCTGTGAAGCATGACCTGGAGCTTGGCGAATATGAACTTTGCCACGCATGCCGATGGCCGGTTAGTGCCGCCGGGCGCTCGTCCTCGCACTTTGTTGCCGGCGTGTCATGTGACCGGTGTATCGACCAACGTACCGATAGTCAACGCGAACGCTATGCAACCCGGCAGGCTCAAATCAAGCTGGCTCAGGAACGAGGCGAGATGCACGTGGGTGCGACTTTCAAGGCTGTGAAAGAATCAACTGCTGTTGATGGCTAG
- a CDS encoding transglutaminase family protein, whose translation MSNLVGDGDQVERRSFLVGCRLDYEVRDETTFIFNVAPARCSTQYIGTENISVAPNIPMDEYVEQVHGNRYHRLCCQGQTSLSVQFDANVMTTPQPQNPSNYQLAALPSSLPLDMLTYLFPSRYCQSEQLQIFAQQEFSRFPRGLSQVEAICEWVHNNIHYVLGSTGSMTTAFDTFRSRAGVCRDFTHLAISFCRAVAIPARFVSGYAVGLDPPDFHALLEVWVADGWHLLDPTQKVDVNQFVRIGMGRDAAETSFAFIFGDAYMQSMNVSCLEHEKY comes from the coding sequence ATGTCAAACTTAGTAGGAGACGGAGACCAGGTCGAACGGAGATCGTTTCTAGTGGGGTGTAGGCTCGACTATGAGGTTCGCGATGAGACGACCTTCATTTTTAATGTGGCACCTGCGCGTTGTTCTACACAGTACATCGGTACCGAGAATATATCGGTTGCTCCTAATATTCCAATGGATGAATACGTTGAGCAAGTGCATGGCAATCGTTACCATCGTCTGTGTTGCCAGGGACAAACATCATTGAGCGTGCAGTTCGACGCTAATGTTATGACGACTCCACAGCCCCAAAATCCATCAAACTATCAATTGGCGGCGTTGCCGAGCAGTCTGCCTCTCGATATGTTGACCTACCTGTTTCCCAGTCGTTATTGTCAGTCGGAACAACTCCAGATATTTGCTCAGCAAGAGTTTTCGAGGTTTCCGCGAGGTCTGTCGCAGGTGGAAGCTATATGTGAATGGGTTCATAATAACATTCACTATGTTCTCGGTAGCACGGGATCTATGACCACTGCCTTTGATACGTTCAGGTCACGCGCGGGTGTTTGCCGGGATTTTACCCACCTTGCAATTTCCTTTTGCCGCGCCGTTGCAATACCTGCCAGGTTTGTGAGCGGATACGCGGTTGGCCTTGATCCACCCGATTTTCATGCACTACTTGAAGTATGGGTCGCTGATGGCTGGCATCTTCTGGATCCAACACAGAAAGTTGATGTGAACCAATTTGTCCGTATTGGCATGGGGCGGGACGCGGCTGAAACCTCGTTTGCATTTATTTTCGGAGACGCCTACATGCAGAGCATGAACGTCTCCTGTTTAGAACATGAGAAGTATTAA
- a CDS encoding glutathione S-transferase yields the protein MLGELPILYSFRRCPYAMRARMAIAASGQACALREVVLRNKSPEMVAVSPKGTVPVMVLPDNRVIEESLEIMRWALDCSDPEGWLAPLHNDPNDIYALIAENDGPFKEALDRYKYPTRYETPDPLFYRAQGLVFLKKLNERLLKTDYLCGSNFTFSDAAISPFIRQFANNDREWFNALDLSRVQNWLQNILESDRFLRVMEKYPAWESGMVEPVFPST from the coding sequence ATGCTAGGCGAACTGCCTATTCTGTATTCCTTTCGGCGTTGCCCTTATGCGATGCGGGCGCGTATGGCGATTGCTGCGAGCGGCCAGGCATGTGCGTTGCGTGAGGTCGTCTTGCGCAACAAATCACCTGAAATGGTAGCGGTTTCTCCGAAGGGTACCGTGCCAGTAATGGTGTTGCCCGATAATCGGGTTATCGAGGAAAGTCTTGAAATTATGCGGTGGGCGCTCGACTGTAGCGATCCGGAGGGATGGCTTGCGCCTCTGCATAATGATCCTAATGATATTTATGCCCTGATTGCCGAAAACGACGGACCGTTTAAGGAGGCTCTGGACCGGTATAAATACCCGACGCGCTATGAAACCCCAGACCCACTTTTTTATCGCGCACAGGGTTTGGTATTTCTGAAAAAACTCAACGAGCGGCTGTTGAAAACCGATTATCTGTGCGGCAGTAACTTTACATTTTCTGATGCAGCAATCTCGCCGTTCATTCGCCAGTTTGCCAATAATGACCGTGAATGGTTCAACGCGCTTGATTTGTCTAGGGTCCAAAACTGGCTGCAAAATATTCTTGAGTCGGATCGATTTTTGCGCGTGATGGAAAAATACCCTGCCTGGGAAAGCGGCATGGTAGAACCAGTATTTCCCTCCACTTGA
- a CDS encoding cyclic nucleotide-binding domain-containing protein has translation MAKRLKVAIVGSGPAGLSAAAHAAKIGMSHVLLERADHASDTIYKYQKGKFVMATPDILPLRSDLSFRAGLREDILAKWDEGLDFYGTKIRYNSDVVKIERTSDHFKVTVADGSVVEAENVILSIGLQGNINTLRCEGGDLPLVQYQLDDPDEYQDETIVVVGAGDAAIENAVALAKQNTVFIVNRRAEFARAKQGNLTLINGAIDKGQLQCYFESNPVRVEPDGIVLETPDGELTVKCNRIIARLGASPPRRFVEACGVEFPSDDPKVLPEVSPTYESNVPGLYIVGALAGYPLIKQAMNQGYEVTAYINGEDIPPADEPLLIEKFSVMGDVEVDDVLSAIRKTIPVFSELNTLLLRETMLESQIHAFKAGETIFERNDYSSTFYTVFTGQVGIQINQNDPSQVVKLREGEFFGEMGLISGRRRTATVVAVTDCVVFETPRRTMLKLIQSVQSVKRALDKTSILRQIQMHMTPGVPASDLEELVETAEIQNFKAGETIFAQGEIGNHMHLIRSGSCTVSSRIGGRDIVLSYVPSGNYIGEMALLSDMPRSATVRAANNTETICLSGDAFNKVMNDNIAIRSSIEAKFRTRLRQNEQMESRPEAGNIIQFLIEQGVGEATDVLLIDETLCVHCDNCEKACAETHGGLSRLDREAGPSFASIHVPTSCRHCQHPHCMSDCPPDAIHRAPDGEVYIDDSCIGCGNCESACPYGVIQLASPPEAKSNLFSWLMFGRGPAPGDAVSFEQEQPASNSDETAPATKRIAKKAVKCDMCKDLAGGAACVNACPTGAAARVSPEKFMNLATLNR, from the coding sequence TTGGCGAAACGCCTTAAAGTTGCGATCGTCGGGTCTGGACCCGCTGGTCTGAGTGCTGCCGCGCACGCCGCCAAGATTGGCATGAGTCACGTCTTGCTGGAACGTGCAGATCATGCCTCGGATACGATATACAAATACCAAAAGGGCAAGTTTGTCATGGCTACGCCGGACATATTGCCGTTGCGTTCAGACTTATCCTTCCGCGCCGGTCTGCGGGAAGACATTCTTGCCAAGTGGGATGAGGGCCTCGACTTCTATGGAACCAAAATCCGTTACAATTCTGATGTTGTAAAAATTGAACGTACGTCTGATCATTTTAAGGTAACAGTTGCCGACGGCAGCGTTGTTGAAGCAGAAAACGTTATTCTGTCTATCGGTTTGCAGGGCAATATCAACACCTTGCGCTGCGAGGGTGGCGACCTCCCCCTTGTGCAGTACCAATTAGACGATCCGGACGAATATCAAGACGAAACGATTGTTGTTGTCGGCGCTGGCGATGCCGCAATTGAAAACGCGGTCGCCCTCGCCAAGCAAAATACCGTTTTCATCGTAAATCGGCGGGCTGAATTTGCGCGCGCAAAACAAGGTAACCTAACACTTATTAATGGCGCCATCGATAAAGGCCAGTTGCAATGTTATTTTGAATCAAACCCGGTCCGTGTTGAACCGGACGGTATCGTGCTTGAGACACCGGACGGCGAGTTAACTGTTAAATGTAATCGTATTATTGCACGTCTGGGTGCATCACCGCCGCGCAGGTTTGTCGAGGCTTGCGGTGTGGAGTTTCCGAGTGACGATCCCAAGGTTTTGCCGGAAGTCAGCCCAACCTACGAGTCAAATGTCCCCGGACTTTATATTGTCGGCGCCCTTGCCGGATACCCGCTGATTAAACAGGCGATGAATCAAGGCTATGAGGTTACCGCCTATATTAATGGCGAGGACATACCTCCGGCTGACGAACCTTTGCTAATCGAAAAGTTTTCCGTCATGGGAGACGTCGAAGTCGATGACGTGCTCTCGGCAATCCGCAAGACTATCCCCGTTTTCTCTGAGCTCAACACGTTGCTGCTGCGGGAAACCATGCTGGAATCACAAATTCATGCTTTCAAAGCGGGGGAAACCATTTTTGAACGCAATGACTATTCTAGCACATTCTACACTGTCTTCACCGGCCAAGTCGGCATTCAAATCAATCAAAACGATCCCAGCCAAGTTGTTAAACTGCGCGAAGGCGAGTTCTTCGGTGAAATGGGATTGATCTCGGGCCGGCGGCGAACAGCAACTGTTGTCGCGGTAACGGATTGTGTTGTCTTCGAAACGCCAAGACGCACAATGCTGAAACTGATTCAATCCGTGCAGAGCGTGAAGCGGGCGCTGGACAAGACCTCAATTCTAAGACAGATCCAGATGCATATGACCCCCGGTGTTCCGGCAAGTGACCTGGAAGAACTGGTGGAAACCGCTGAAATCCAGAACTTTAAGGCGGGTGAAACCATATTCGCTCAAGGCGAAATTGGTAATCATATGCATTTGATCCGGTCTGGCTCTTGCACGGTTTCAAGCCGTATCGGCGGACGCGACATCGTGCTGAGTTATGTGCCGTCAGGCAACTATATTGGCGAAATGGCGCTGCTCTCTGATATGCCCCGCTCGGCCACAGTTCGCGCCGCCAACAATACAGAAACCATTTGTTTGTCAGGCGATGCCTTTAACAAGGTGATGAATGACAACATTGCGATACGCAGCAGTATTGAAGCTAAATTCCGGACACGCCTTCGCCAAAATGAACAGATGGAATCGCGCCCGGAAGCAGGCAACATCATTCAGTTTCTAATTGAACAGGGTGTTGGCGAAGCCACTGACGTTTTACTTATTGACGAGACTCTGTGCGTCCATTGTGACAACTGCGAAAAGGCCTGCGCCGAAACCCACGGCGGCTTATCACGGTTAGACCGCGAGGCCGGCCCTTCATTTGCGTCCATTCACGTCCCAACATCATGCCGCCACTGCCAGCACCCTCACTGCATGTCAGACTGCCCGCCCGATGCCATTCACCGCGCACCGGACGGTGAAGTTTATATTGACGACAGCTGCATCGGCTGCGGCAACTGCGAGAGCGCTTGCCCTTATGGCGTTATTCAGCTCGCCTCTCCGCCGGAGGCGAAATCTAACTTATTCTCATGGCTAATGTTTGGCCGCGGACCAGCTCCCGGGGATGCTGTATCGTTTGAACAGGAGCAACCGGCTTCCAACAGCGATGAGACCGCCCCGGCGACAAAACGTATCGCAAAAAAAGCCGTAAAATGTGACATGTGTAAGGACTTAGCTGGCGGTGCCGCGTGCGTGAATGCCTGCCCCACAGGCGCGGCAGCCCGGGTGAGCCCGGAAAAATTCATGAACCTTGCGACTTTGAATCGATAA